One part of the Vicia villosa cultivar HV-30 ecotype Madison, WI linkage group LG6, Vvil1.0, whole genome shotgun sequence genome encodes these proteins:
- the LOC131609535 gene encoding uncharacterized protein LOC131609535, producing MSFFQGIIDSFNSVFSPQSFNPNSSSSSSETNLSTMEPSPSSISNERVAYKLKGYFDLATQEIDKAVRAEEWVLIDDAILHYRNAQRILLEANSTPVPSFITSSEKQKVQSYRQKISKWQGQVSERLQALNRRAGSSVSTQSTSNHAQAAAIPTKLSNTTKKVLQKNPQRKDEVNKVQSPNSSQTSGANYDTKLVEMINNAIVDRSPSVRWDDVGGLEKAKQALMEMVILPTKRRDLFTGLRRPARGLLLFGPPGNGKTMLAKAVASESEATFFNVTAASLTSKWVGEAEKLVRTLFMVATSRQPSVIFIDEIDSIMSTRTANENEASRRLKSEFLIQFDGVTSNPDDIVIVIGATNKPQELDDAVLRRLVKRIYVPLPNENVRKLLLKHKLKGQSFSLPSRDLEMLVKETEGYSGSDLQALCEEAAMMPIRELGSNILTVKANQVRGLRYEDFKKAMSVIRPSLNKSKWEELEKWNEEFGSN from the exons ATGAGTTTCTTTCAGGGAATAATTGATTCATTTAACTCTGTTTTCTCTCCTCAATCCTTCAATCccaattcatcatcatcttcttctgaaACAAATCTCAGTACAATGGAACCTTCTCCTTCTTCGATTTCCAACGAACGCGTCGCTTACAAGCTCAAAGGATACTTCGATTTGGCCACGCAAGAGATCGATAAAGCTGTTAGGGCTGAAGAGTGGGTGTTGATTGATGATGCTATTCTTCACTACAGGAATGCTCAAAGGATCCTTCTCGAAGCTAATTCAACTCCGGTTCCTTCCTTCATCACTTCCAG TGAGAAACAGAAGGTACAATCATATCGTCAAAAGATATCAAAATGGCAGGGGCAAGTTTCTGAGAGATTGCAGGCTCTTAATAGACGGGCAG GTAGCTCGGTTTCCACTCAG AGTACCTCAAACCATGCACAAGCTGCTGCAATTCCAACTAAACTGTCAAATACTACAAAAAAAGTGTTACAAAAAAATCCTCAAAGAAAAGATGAGGTGAATAAAGTTCAAAGCCCAAACTCTAGTCAAACATCCGGTGCAAATTATGACACAAAACTGGTTGAAATGATTAACAATGCCATTGTAGACAGAAGTCCTTCTGTTCGATGGGATGATGTTG GTGGCCTTGAAAAGGCAAAGCAAGCTTTAATGGAGATGGTGATTTTACCAACTAAGCGAAGAGACTTGTTCACTGGTCTTCGAAGGCCAGCTAGAG GTTTGCTTCTCTTTGGTCCGCCCGGTAATGGTAAGACCATGCTTGCCAAAGCAGTGGCTTCGGAATCAGAAGCAACTTTTTTTAACGTCACGGCAGCTTCCTTGACATCAAAATGG GTGGGTGAAGCTGAAAAGCTTGTACGGACACTATTCATGGTGGCTACATCAAGACAGCCATCTGTAATTTTCATTGATGAG ATTGATAGTATAATGTCAACAAGGACGGCAAATGAAAATGAGGCCAGCAGACGATTAAAATCTGAATTTCTTATCCAGTTTGATGGGGTGACATCCAATCCTGATGATATTGTGATTGTAATTG GTGCGACCAATAAGCCACAGGAACTGGATGATGCAGTTCTTAGAAGACTG GTTAAGAGAATATATGTACCTTTACCAAATGAAAATGTTCGGAAACTTCTGCTAAAACACAAACTCAAGGGTCAATCATTCTCTTTACCTA GTAGAGATCTAGAAATGCTTGTAAAAGAGACCGAAG GATACTCTGGCAGTGATTTGCAAGCCTTGTGTGAAGAAGCTGCAATGATGCCAATTAGAGAGCTGGGCTCAAACATTCTTACTGTCAAGGCAAATCAG GTAAGAGGACTGAGGTATGAGGATTTCAAGAAAGCAATGTCTGTCATTAGACCAAGTTTAAACAAAAGTAAATGGGAAGAGCTTGAAAAGTGGAACGAAGAGTTTGGCTCAAATTGA